GCCCGGGCACAGAACTTCGGACAAGTCTCCAACGCCTTCGTCCGCGTAGTGGATGCATCCAGTGACCGTGAGATTCTGCGGTTCGATCTCGGCGAGGACTTCTCCACTGAGACTGCTGTGGTCTTCTGTGAATTCTACCGCCAGGGGGCGGATTGGAAATTCCAGGCGATCGGCAGCGGCTTCGCCGGCGGACTAAGTGCATTATGCAAAAACTACGGGCTGGACGCGCAATAAGAGCTTCAAAGGCGGGATCATCATCGATCCTGCCCTTTTTATACACAAAATCTGATAAGTTGCGCTCTTATCCATGTATAAAGGTGGCGTAAGAATGAATACAGAAGTAGTCAAAGGGCAGAAAGCAGACCTGACCAAAGGGAACCCGGGGCTCCGCAGTATTACGGTTGAGATCGGGTGGAAAGCTCCGTCTTCCATGGATATTGATGCTTCCGCATTCCTGCTTGGAGCGGGCGGTAAAGTGGGCAGTGACGACGATCTGATCTTTTATAATAACCCGTCTACTCCCTATATCACCTATAAGGATGTACCTGGGACGGCTTCGGGCGGATTGAAGCAGTTCGAGGTCTCGCTGGAACGGATTCCGGCAAACATAGTGAAGATTGCCTTCACCCTTACTCTGTATGACGGAGAAAACCGCAAGCAGATGTTCGGACAAATGAGTGAAGCGGAGTGCCGGATCGTGAATCAGGCGACAGGTGCGCAGCTTCTGCGGTGTAACCTTGGAAATCAGTTCTCTGTGGAAACGGCTGTTGTAGTTGGAGAATTATATAGACATGGTGAAGAATGGAAATACAGTGCGATTGTTGCGGGCTTCTCGGGCGGGCTTAAGGCGCTCTGCGGCAACTATGGCATAGAAGTAGCGGACGAGCCTGCACCGGCACCGAAGCCGCCGGAACAGACGCCGTCGCCGGGACGCCCGCCGCTTCAAGTGCCGCCGCCCCGCGCGGAGTCCTCCAGACCGAATATTGTGATTCCTCCACCACCTACACCGGCACCGCCTAAGCAGGAGGCTGCTCCCGCACCGGCGCTGAATCTCAATCTGAAGAAGATTGAGCTGAAGAAGAAGGGCGATTCGATTAACCTGAAGAAATCCGCCTCCGGTCTGGGTGAGCTGTTAATTAACCTGAACTGGAACCAGAAGCAGGGCGGAGGGCTGTTCAGCCGTAACAAGGGCGGGGTGGATCTCGATCTGGCCTGTCTGTATGAGCTGAAGAACGGCAGCAAAGGCGTGGTGCAGGCACTGGGCAATGCGTTCGGTAACCTGCAGCAGCAGCCTTATATGATGCTCGATGGAGATGACCGGACCGGCTCCGTAACATCTGGCGAGAATCTGCGTATAAACGGAAGTAAGGTTGCCCAGATCGAACGGATTCTGGTGTTTGCCTTTATTTACAAAGGAGTTACCAACTGGTCTGAGGCGGATGGAGTGGTTACCCTGAAGCAGGATGGAGGACCGGATATTATCGTTAATCTGGACGAGCATAACAACCGTAAAGGCATGTGCGCCATCGCGCTGATCCGGAATGTGGACAATGAGACCTTCAGTATTGAACGGCTCGTGCAATATTTCAGCGGTCACCGAGAGATGGATGAGGCTTATGGCTGGGGGCTTCGCTGGGTAGCGGGAAGCAAATAATTTGATATTACCGGAGGCGCAAGTGGAATGGACTGGTTCAGTGATTTTTTTAGGAGTATCGGTGAGAATTACGGGCATTTCTTCTCATGGAGTGATATTGCAGGAACGCTCTCCGACCCTGTCAGCTGGGGGATAATCGGAAGCCTGATTCTGCTGGAGGGTCTGCTGTCGGCTGATAACGCGCTTGTACTGGCGGTAATGGTTAAGCATCTGCCGAAGGAGCAGCAGCGTAAGGCGTTGTTCTACGGTATTATCGGTGCTTACGTATTCAGATTCCTGGCCATTGGTCTGGGGACCTATCTCGTCAAGTTCACGCTGGTTAAGGTGCTTGGAGCCTTGTATCTCTTCTACATTGCCTACAAAGGGTTGTACAAGGGCAGCAGCGGAGAAGAGGGAGAGATTAAGAATAAAGGCGCCTCATTCTGGAAGACGGTACTCCTGGTTGAATTAATGGATATTGCCTTCAGTATTGACAGCGTGGTAGCTGCATTCGGTCTTAGCAGTGAAGTATGGGTACTCTTCCTGGGCGGTATCCTCGGCGTACTGATGATGCGCGGAGTGGCACAGGTGTTCCTCAAACTGATTGCCAGATATCCTGAACTGGAACAGACGGCATTCCTGCTCATTGCACTTATTGCCGGTAAAATGCTTGCCGGAGCCTTCGGCTATGAATTGCCGCATGTCATTTTCTTTGGGATTCTGATTGCGGTGTTTGCGGGTACTATTCTATACAGCGCAAGCAAACGCAAAAAAGAGGAAAACCGCAAAGCCTGAACCATCTAAAAACCTGATTCATAAGTTCATATGTATAGCTGTACAGGAAGGCGGGGAGTTCACGGGAAGGGTGGACTCCGGCGTGCTTCCGGGTAATCGTTATATGTTGTAGCATGGCCTTTGCCTGGGTCTTGAGCAAGCCGGATGCCGTCCCCTAGAGGACGGCATCGCTGGTTCTGCTTGCTTGCAAATGGCTATTTGTCAGGTGCTTGGCACATCATTAAGGGGGAAGGGCCTTGAGATATTTCGATTACCTCACACAAGAACAGGAAGCCTCATTATTCCATGTTCCGCCGGTTTCATTTGATCACACTACCCGCAAGGATTTACTGGCTTATGCCGTCGGAGCAGCCCTTTATATGCCGGCCACCCGTGCCAGTGTTGCCGAAGATATTATTAAGCTGAGAGCCTCGGGGCTTATCACGGTAATCATAGATTTGGAGGATGCCATCGGGGACGGTGAAGTGGATTATGCTGAAGAGTCCATCGTCAGGCATCTGGCGTTTCTGTCCGCTTATGCGGAGAATGAGCCGGAGCAGCGCGGCAGTCTTCCGCTGCTGTTCATCCGCGTACGTAACCCTGCACAGCTGCGGGATCTGATTTTTCGGCTGGGATCATTAATCACCATGCTGACCGGCTTCGTCTTCCCCAAATTCTCTGTAGAGAACGGTACGGATTATTTCGAGGCCATTGCCGATTATAATGACACACGGAGCTATTCAGCCCCTGTGCTGTATGGGATGCCGATTCTGGAGAATGCACCGGTTATCTACCGGGAGAGCCGGATGGATACTTTGCTGGGGGTCCGCGATCTGCTTGGGCAATACCGCGAGTATGTGCTGAATGTCCGGATTGGAGCGACGGACTTTTCCAGTCTGTTCGGACTCCGCCGCAGCCCGGATATCAGCATCTATGACCTGACACCGATCCGTGACTGCATGTCGGATATTATTAATGTATTTGGCCGGGTGGAGGAAGGCTACGTGATCTCAGGACCCGTGTGGGAGTATTTTGCCAGCAAGGGGCACCGGGTCCTCCGCCCGCAGCTGCGGGAGACGCCCTTCGAGGATACCTACGGCAAGCATGGCCGCGAGATGCGCAACAGCTTCATCTCAAGCTCGATGGACGGGCTGATCCGGGAAGTGATTTTGGACAAGGAGAACGGCATTGTGGGCAAAACCATTATCCACCCTTCCCACCTCAGACCGGTGCAGGCAATGTATACCGTAATGCATGAAGAGTATGTGGATGCCTTAAGTATTGTAGACAGCAATGATGGCAGCCGCGGCGTGTTCAAGAGTGAATACTATAACAAAATGAATGAAATCAAGCCTCATTTGAACTGGGCCAGACGAATCTTACTACGATCTCAAATATACGGGGTGTTACATGAACAACAGAATTTTGTCGGATTACTACCCGAGAACGAGTATACACACGTTTAACATTGTCGAGAATCTGCAGGTTACGGTAACGGAAACCTCCAATCCTTTTCATATGCCCGTGGATTCCTTGTTCTCCATGGCTGCACGAATCAATAAGAAGCGCTCCTTCCTGTTCGTCAGCAAAGTGCTGGGCAAGCATATTCCCGTAGGACCGTATACCCCGCTGCTCAGCGGAGCGGCACTCGCCTTGCTTCTGTATCTGGAGATGAGCGCGGATACCGCTGACCGGGTGGTTATGGACCCGCTGATGAACCAGGCCGTTCATGGCCTGATCCATCCTGAATATGCGGAAGAAGCTTATCATGCGCTGCTTGCTGCGCGCCTGGCTCTGCCTGAGCCGGTTCTGTTTATCGGATTCGCCGAAACCGCTACCGCCTTGGGCCATAGCATGTATAATGCGTTCGCTGGCGGTGCGTCTTATATTCATACCACGCGTGAGATGATTCCTGAGCTGGAATCGGTGGTCACCTTTGAAGAGGAGCATTCCCACGCCGTAGATCATCTCTGCTATGCCCTGGACGCCGGGTTGTTATCGGGGACAGAGCCGATTGTGCTGGTGGATGACGAGATTACGACCGGTAATACGGCAATTAATACGATCCGGGATATCCAGTCCAAATTCCCGCGCAGGGAGTATGTAGTGGCTTCTCTCTTGGACTGGCGGAGCGATGCCAATATACAAGCTTACCGTGAGCTGGAGCAAGAGCTGGGTATACGGATAACCGCTTTATCCCTGCTTCAGGGAAGCATCAAGGTTGAGGGAATACCGCAGCTGCAAGCCGCAGCTGATAGCGGAGCCGCTGCTTCCACAGGCGCAGAGCTTGTAACCACTTATGTATTCGACGGTTTAGAGCGGCTTCCGGTAACCTCGGCGGATGGGCAGGGCGTTATCAATTCATCGCCTTATCTGAAGCACAGCGGCCGCTTCGGGCTGGAGTCTGCGGATAATGCGCAAATAGATGCAGGTGTAAGCCGTGTGGCCAGGCAGCTCCGGGGACTGCGCGAAGGTGCCCGTACGCTGGTGATGGGCGTAGGCGAGTTCATGTATCTGCCGATGCGGATCGCCGCAGAGATGGGGGAAGGCGTGTTGTACCAGTCCTCGACCCGCAGTCCGATCCATCCCGAGCGGCGTGAGGATTACGGCGTGCATAACGCCGCTGCCTATCCGTCCGCAGGCGATACGGAGATCACGAATTTCATCTATAATGTGGACCCCGGCCAGTATGACGATATCTTCGTCCTGCTGGAGCGGGAGGTACCCTGGCAGCGGATTGCGCCGATGACGGATATTTTACAGAGGCTGGCGGGCAATAAGGTACATCTTGTTGTGCTCAGCTCAGAACCACATACGGGAGGCTCAGGGCTATGAAGGGAATAGATATCGAAGCGATTCACAACAGAAGAATATCCCCTCCGGTTGCGCTGGGCAGCTATCCTGCTTCCGACGTTACCTTTCTGCTCAAGGATCTAAGCGATGTATCCCTGGAGCGGGGAACGGCCGAGCGGGAGGAAGCGATCCAGTCCGGCGTGCATTATTCGGAGATGCTTCCGGTGGAATACCAGCCGACAGAGCAGTATATCGAATTGTTTCATGAGACGCTGCAGCTGACTGCGAAGAAGGTGGCGCTGGCTGTAGCTGTGGTGTCCGAGATGATTGTTGCCCGGCGGGGAACGGCGAATACCGTGCTGGTCTCTCTGGCGAGAGCGGGCACTCCTATCGGGGTATTGATCAAACGTTATATTCTTGAGAAATATGGAGCGGACCTTCCGCATTACAGCATCTCGATAATCCGCGGTAAGGGGATTGATGAGAATGCGGTGCTCTACATGCTGCAGCAGCATGGACGGGATGCCGAGCTGCAATTCATCGATGGCTGGACCGGTAAGGGGGCCATCCGGCAGGTGCTGATAGAGGCCTGTGAGAGTATGCATAAGAAATATGGCATTACGCTAAATGATGATCTGGCGGTACTCGCAGACCCCGGGCACTGCTCGGGAACCTACGGCACCCGGGAGGATTATCTGATTCCAAGCGCCTGCCTGAACTCCACGGTATCCGGTCTGATGAGCCGTACGGTGCTCCGCGATGATCTGATCGGTGCTGAGGAATTCCACGGAGCCAAATTCTACAAGGAATGGCTGGACAGTGATCTGTCCAACGTATTCGTTGAAGCAATTACCCCGTATTTCGCGGAAGTAGCGGCAGAGGCACTAGCACAGGCTGCGGGGATGCTGGAGCATCCGCCGGAGATTACCTGGCAGGGGCTGGCTGATATCCGCAGTATTCAGGATACCTTCGGCATAGATAATATCAATCTGGTGAAGCCCGGAGTGGGTGAGACGACACGTGTGCTGCTGCGCAGAGTGCCCTGGAGAATTCTTGTAGACAGGCTGGATAATCCCAACCTGCGGCATATTCTGCTGCTGGCTGAGGACCGGGGCGTGCCGGTAGAGGTCTATCCCGGGCTGACCTACTCCTGCTGCGGAATCATCAAGCCGCTGAAAGGGGAGAGTGAATGATCTACGCCAGCGATCTGGACCGTACGCTGATCTACTCTCTTAGCGCGATAGGCGTTCCTGAGGACACCCCCGGTCTGGTTCCGGCAGAGGTTGTTGACGGCAGAACGGTATCGTATATCTCACAGCAGGCTCTGGCTACACTGAAAGAGCTGGCGGCGAAGATTGTTTTCATGCCGGTGACTACACGTACGATTGCCCAGTACCGGCGGATTAACCTGTTCCAGGAGACGGTCATTCCGGATTATGCCATCACCAGCAATGGGGGCAATATTCTTGTGAACGGGGTAGTGGACCTGGATTGGCGGACGGCTGTAGGCAGAGCGGTGGAACGCGGCTCCGCAGCGGCGGAAGAAGCCGAAAGTATCGTGCGTGCTGTGGTCCGGGAAGAATGGATCATTAGCCGGCGGTATTGCGATGAGCTGTTCTTTACGTTCGTGGTTCACCGGGATTCGCTGCCGCTGGAGGAGATTGCCCGGATGGCGCAGCGGCTGGGTGAGCTTGGCTGGAAGGTATCCCTGCAGGGGCGCAAGCTCTACATCGTGCCGGAGGCAGTGAACAAAAGCGATGCCATTATCCATGTCCGCCGCACCGTGCATTCGGAGCCGATGGTCGCCTCTGGCGACTCTCTTCTGGACAAGAGCCTGCTCGCCGCCGCCGACTATGCCATAGCCCCCTGTCACGGAGAAATATTTGCCGAGCAGCAGGCGGGTTTAGTACACTTAGAGTATCCGTTTACTGAGCGGCCGGGGGTGTTTGCCGCGGATGAGATTATGCAGTATGTTCACAGGATTTATACACATTTGACAGCATTGGGAGTTGGACCGCCACCATGAAAAAGGTAAATATATATTTCAACCGCTGGTTCTCTGTTGCCTATCACTATATGAATCTCATCCGGAGCAATGAAGACGGGATTCCGGTGCAAATCTTCGCCACCCACCCGGATATCCACCATATGTCGCTGCAAGGCGCCGATGTGGCCGGAACCGAGCCGGCGCTCGAAGGCATTGAATACGTGCAGTTCTGTGTTGATTTTTGCCGCCGGAATGAGATTGATATCTTCATCCCCCGGCTGCATATGCTCGATATTGCGCTGCATGCTTCGCTGTTCGATGAGATCGGGACGAAGGTGCTGGTCTGCCGTGATCTGGATCTGCTTGAGATGATCATGGACAAAGGCAAGTTCTATGAGAGCGTGAAGACCAACGGGATTATGACGATCCCTGATTATCATGTGGTTAGTAATGCAGAACAGTTCAGGGAAGCTTATGAAGATCTCACAGCCAAAGGACACAAGGTCTGCTTCAAGCCTACCGAGACGGAAGGCGGACTCGGATTCCGGATCATTGATAATGACCGCAGTCCCGTGGAGGAGCTGTTCGGGCATGTGACTCCGCTGATCTCCTTCGAGGAGGCTTACCGCATCCTTGCAGAAGCCGGGAGCTTCCCTAACCTGATGGTGATGGAGCTGCTGGAGGGCTATGAATATAGTATTGATTGTCTGTCGGATGAGAAGGGCAATCTGCTGGCCGCCGTCCCCCGCCGGAAGGCGGGCGGCCGTCTGCGGCTGATGGAGTATATTCCAGAGCTTGCGGAGGTTGCCCGCAGGGTGGCTGAGACGTACCGGATTCCGTTCAATTTCAATGTCCAGATGAAGTACAGCGGCGGCGTCCCCAAGCTGCTGGAGATTAACCCGCGGATGTCCGGCGGCCTGCATATCTCCTGTCTGTCCGGAATCAACTTCCCTTATCTGGCTGTCAAAAGCGCGCTCGGCGGCGAGGTTCTGCCTGCGGAGTTCGAGCATAACGTCCTGGCCAGCCATGTTGAGCAGCCGCTGATCATGAGAATAAACGGAGAATCCGTGATTACGGATTCCGTGAATTGAGCGTGAAGCATTCACGCTCATAAGAGGTGAGAGGAATGCAAGCTAAATTCAAAGTACTGGCGTATGCCGGTGCCGGTTATGTCGTAGCCGTACTGACCAGCGGCTTCCTGCCTGAGCTGGTCTCGCTGCTGCTTCCGGTAATCGGGGCGGCACTTGCGGTGCCGGAGCTCAGGCGCACAAGAGTGAATCTCCCGGTGGAGGTGATTCCTGCCGGACAGGAGCCGAAGGCCATTCCGGCGGCATCCGCCGCCGCACCGCAGGCTTCGTCTGCTGCCGCTGTTGCGACTCCTGCTGCTGCGGGACAGGCCTCCCCGGCCCAGTCGGGAGCCGGACACAGGGAGGAAATACAGATCGGGGCAGAGTTCGCCCCGGTGGTGGAGTATCTCAGTATTCTGGAGGATATGATTATCTCCGAAGGGCAGAAGGATACGCTGGACAATGAGATTGTCGAGAAGTCGCTGGCGCTGTTCGCCCGGCTGCAGCGCGTCATTCCGCTGCTCCAGGAGCTGGGCAATGGCGAGATAAACCATACCGTCCGCAGACTGGTGCTGAAGGACCTTAATGGAGTAATCAACCCGTTCCTGCGCCTGGGCGGCGAAGCCAAGACAAGAAACCGGAGAATGCTGCTGAACGGTCTGCGTGATGTCGATGCCAAAATTTCCGATATTGCGTCGACGATTGAGCACAAAGACCTGATGGAACTTCAGACCAAGGCGGAACTGATTCATCAGCGCTACAGCAGTTCCGAATTATAGGAGGAGGATAGCCATGTCCACGCAGTTAATTGAGCTTAGAAAAGAAGATGAGCAGAAGGTAGTCCAGGAGGCTTCCCAGCTAATTGAGCAGGTAGCCAAGACTGACACGGTGGCGCTGGATTCCCTGATGGATGATATCGGGAAGCTTGGGGTGAAGACGCAGGAGAAGGCAGGCCAGACCCTGAAGCTGCTGGACCGCCCCGTTAATGACCTGATGAGCGGCAAGCGGGTGGAAGTGCCCAATATGATTATGAAGCTGCGCAATGAGTGCGAGACCCTTCAGCAGAGCAAGAATGTCAGCTTCTTCGGCAAAATGCTGCGCAAAAGCCCGCTTAAGAATTATGTCTACAAATATCAGTCGGTCCGCACCAACATTGATGCCATTATCACCGGTCTGCGTGACGGCCGGGATACGCTGGAGGAGAGCATCGTCAACATGCGCCAGCTGAAGCGCACCTCCATGGAGGAGATCTATAACCTCCAGACCAAGATCGCCTTCGGCAACAAGCTGAAGGAGCTGTTCGAGGTTGAGATCGCCAAGCCCGAGAATGAATTCCGCAAAGCGTATCTGGAGCGCGGGCTGCGTAAGGTCATGGTGCGGATTCAGTCCATGACCGAGATGATTCTGCTCTACAATCAGGCGATTGCGGCAACGGATATCATCAATGACAATAATGACAAGCTGATTGATTCCGTAAACAACGCGATTGATAAGACCTCCAACCTGATCACCGTCTCGGCGATGATTGCGATGTCCCTGGCTGATCAGGAGAATGTCATCAATGCGGTCGAAGCCACCAACAAGACGATCGAGGACCAGTTCAAGGAGAATGCGCGGCTGCTGCGCACGACGACCGAGAAGACTACGGAGCTGCTCTCCAAGCCATCCATGTCCCTGGAAGCCGTGAATCAGGCCATTGGCGACCTGCTCAGTGCCCTGGATACCTCAGAGCAGTCCAACCGGCGGATCATCGAGAGCTGTCAGGATTATACGTCCAAAATGACCACCATCAACACCCAGCTGAACAACCGGCTCGGGCTGAATGAGGGCTCGCAGCCGCAGGCTTTGAAGCAGGCGGAGAGCGGGCTGAGCAGCTTTTTGAATTAGGGGTTTGATTCTGGGCCGGTAGAAATCCACTCATATTATCCCGCTCTCCCACATACGTTGTCACTAAGGCGACCTGTGGAGAAAGAGGGGATAAGCGGGATGATTCTGGGATGCTTGATCGTGGTGCTTATCGTCGTAGCCAGCAGTGAGAAGGCGGAGGCGATTGCCAGCCTGAATGATCGGGAGGATAACGGCCTGTGAAAAGGGTGCGGGCAGTGAACGGAATCCATAAATTATTGATGCTCTGTGATTCAAGCAATTTCCAGTGGTTTATTGGGTATAATAGCCTGGAGGCTGTACATCAGTCTTCCGGCACCACTGAAAATATAAAGTGAATACGGAGGTCAAATGGAGAACGAGGCACTGCTGCAGGTAGAGAAGCTTGCACTTAAGAAACAGAAGATCTTCCGGCAAAGCGTATTCCGGTACATTGCCAGGGCTATGCTCGCCAGCATGTTTATCGGCTTCGGCGTGATCGTAGCCTTTAAGACCGGCAACTTCTTCTATATGGAACAATCGCCGATGACCTATCCGATGGCTGCGATTACGTTCGGCGCAGCCATCATCCTGATTTCATACGGCGGGGGCGATTTGTTCACCGGGGATACTTTCTATTACACCTATGCGGCACTGAGGCGCAAGCTGGCATGGACCGAGGTTGTGCGGATGTGGGTCGTCAGCTATCTGGGCAACATTCTTGGGGCTGCGGCGTTTGCGCTGCTTATTTTTCTGACCGGATTGTTCTATGATTCCTCTGTCAACGGGTTCCTGCTGGATGTGGTGGCTCATAAGATGGAAGCTCCGGCGATGCAGCTGTTCTTCCGGGCGATTCTCTGTAACTGGCTCGTCTGTCTGGCTTTCTTCGTGCCAATGTCAATGAAGAACGACGGTGCCAAAATGTTCGCCATGGTGCTGTTCGTGTTCTGCTTTTTCATCTCAGGGTACGAGCATAGTATTGCCAACATGTGTACCTTCGCGATTGCCCTCGTCCTGGACCACCCCGGTACGATCTCCTGGGGAGGCGTGGTGCATAATCTCGTCCCGGTCACATTAGGCAATCTTATCGGCGGCGGCGTGCTAATGGGTGTGATGTATTACTATGTGAACAAGCCGTTTCTGGAGGATGAGTCTCACTGAACGGCAATAACACGACACAACAGCGATTCTCCGGTGATAGGGGGATCGCTGTTGTGCGTCCGTAGTTTGGAATTAGGGAACTGGGGGATATTATAGTGAGCTGTCAGACATGTTCCAGTAAAAAGGTGCGTTCTCTTTAGTATTGTGTTGGTACGAGGGTGCATGGTCCGGAGGAAGTACATAGAAAGCAAAAATCAGGGGCACTAATGCCCCTGATTTCGCTTAATGCCGCAGAATAAGTTGTTACATCACCTACCTGTTAGGATGAGTATGTGCTGTAGCGGTAATCTGCTGCTTACCACTTGGAGCCGCCGGAGCTTCGGCCGGATTTGCCGCCGCCAAATGAAGAGCCGCCGGAGGAACGACCGCCACCGCCGCCGCCCCAAGAAGAGCCGCCGGAGGAGCGTCCGCCGCCACCGAATCCTCCGCCCGAAGGCGGGCCGGAATTGCGTCTGCGGGCTTGGTCCCGGCGCTGCTGCTCGCGCAGCATGGCCATTCTGGCTGCGCGTTCGGCCTCTTCCTTCTGGCGGACCAGCCGGTTCGCTTCCTCTACGAAGGACGCGATCTGCGAAGCGTAGGAGCGTCCTGTCTCCTCCAGTTGATCCAGATCGTAAGGACCCGAGGCGAGACGCTGCTCCAGCTCGGTATACTCAGGCAGCAGGGACAGCTGGAAGCGGTTCTGCGAGGCAATTCCTCTGCTGTGCAGCAGATTGTAGGCGGCATCCACCCGGCCCTGCCCTTCCGTGAACAGCCTGCTCAGGCTGTCCAGGCGCTCCTCCAGAGAGTCTAGACTGCTGCTAATGCTACTCATGCTGTTTGCCGTCTCATCCTGCAAGGCAAGCAGCCGGTCCAGCCCGCTGCGGGCATTGTCATACTCTCCGCGTGCATCGCTGGTCCAGGTCTCAAGCTGCGGCACTTCTGCCGCGCCTTGCCGCAGTGCGCCGCCGGCCTCTTCCAGCAGCTTCTCCAGAGCGTCCAGATGCTGCCGGGCGAACCGGTTCTTCACCCCGGCCAGCCGGCTCTGCAATTCATTCCGCCGCTGGCTAAGCATTGCCCATGTGCTGCGTACAGTCTCCAGATCCCTGAGATTATTCTGCCGGATCATAGCCTGGCGTTCCGTCATAGCCACGGCTTCAGTCAGAAGGGCATCCATGTCAGCGCCAATCCGGCGCACTTCGTCCATATGGCCGCTGTGCAGCGGCGCTTCCATGGAACTGGCGGCAGCGGAAGCCTGGTCCAGGCTGTCGTAAGGCTTAACCTTCATATTGTGCAGGGAGTTCTGGTCGATCAGCTCTGCAATCCGGCTACGGGTAGCCGCCAGGATACCGGGGAAGGCCTTCAGCTTGTCGTCAAAGGTCTCCACATCCTGCACATCCTGCACAATCTGCTGTTGCCGCTCCTTCGCTTGTGCAGTAATCTCCTGGGCGGCGATTGGGTCGAACAGCTCCAACTGATCTGCCTTGGCCGTCTCTTCAGCCAGCTCCTGAAGATCTTGGGCAATCTTCTCCAGCGTATAGCCCGTCTCCCGGACCGCTTGCTGGCGCTGTTCTTCAAGCTCGGGGGCAGCCTG
This genomic interval from Paenibacillus sp. FSL H8-0332 contains the following:
- a CDS encoding TerC family protein; translation: MDWFSDFFRSIGENYGHFFSWSDIAGTLSDPVSWGIIGSLILLEGLLSADNALVLAVMVKHLPKEQQRKALFYGIIGAYVFRFLAIGLGTYLVKFTLVKVLGALYLFYIAYKGLYKGSSGEEGEIKNKGASFWKTVLLVELMDIAFSIDSVVAAFGLSSEVWVLFLGGILGVLMMRGVAQVFLKLIARYPELEQTAFLLIALIAGKMLAGAFGYELPHVIFFGILIAVFAGTILYSASKRKKEENRKA
- a CDS encoding HpcH/HpaI aldolase/citrate lyase family protein, encoding MRYFDYLTQEQEASLFHVPPVSFDHTTRKDLLAYAVGAALYMPATRASVAEDIIKLRASGLITVIIDLEDAIGDGEVDYAEESIVRHLAFLSAYAENEPEQRGSLPLLFIRVRNPAQLRDLIFRLGSLITMLTGFVFPKFSVENGTDYFEAIADYNDTRSYSAPVLYGMPILENAPVIYRESRMDTLLGVRDLLGQYREYVLNVRIGATDFSSLFGLRRSPDISIYDLTPIRDCMSDIINVFGRVEEGYVISGPVWEYFASKGHRVLRPQLRETPFEDTYGKHGREMRNSFISSSMDGLIREVILDKENGIVGKTIIHPSHLRPVQAMYTVMHEEYVDALSIVDSNDGSRGVFKSEYYNKMNEIKPHLNWARRILLRSQIYGVLHEQQNFVGLLPENEYTHV
- a CDS encoding ATP-grasp domain-containing protein; amino-acid sequence: MKKVNIYFNRWFSVAYHYMNLIRSNEDGIPVQIFATHPDIHHMSLQGADVAGTEPALEGIEYVQFCVDFCRRNEIDIFIPRLHMLDIALHASLFDEIGTKVLVCRDLDLLEMIMDKGKFYESVKTNGIMTIPDYHVVSNAEQFREAYEDLTAKGHKVCFKPTETEGGLGFRIIDNDRSPVEELFGHVTPLISFEEAYRILAEAGSFPNLMVMELLEGYEYSIDCLSDEKGNLLAAVPRRKAGGRLRLMEYIPELAEVARRVAETYRIPFNFNVQMKYSGGVPKLLEINPRMSGGLHISCLSGINFPYLAVKSALGGEVLPAEFEHNVLASHVEQPLIMRINGESVITDSVN
- a CDS encoding phosphoribosyltransferase: MAARINKKRSFLFVSKVLGKHIPVGPYTPLLSGAALALLLYLEMSADTADRVVMDPLMNQAVHGLIHPEYAEEAYHALLAARLALPEPVLFIGFAETATALGHSMYNAFAGGASYIHTTREMIPELESVVTFEEEHSHAVDHLCYALDAGLLSGTEPIVLVDDEITTGNTAINTIRDIQSKFPRREYVVASLLDWRSDANIQAYRELEQELGIRITALSLLQGSIKVEGIPQLQAAADSGAAASTGAELVTTYVFDGLERLPVTSADGQGVINSSPYLKHSGRFGLESADNAQIDAGVSRVARQLRGLREGARTLVMGVGEFMYLPMRIAAEMGEGVLYQSSTRSPIHPERREDYGVHNAAAYPSAGDTEITNFIYNVDPGQYDDIFVLLEREVPWQRIAPMTDILQRLAGNKVHLVVLSSEPHTGGSGL
- a CDS encoding cysteine protease StiP family protein — its product is MKGIDIEAIHNRRISPPVALGSYPASDVTFLLKDLSDVSLERGTAEREEAIQSGVHYSEMLPVEYQPTEQYIELFHETLQLTAKKVALAVAVVSEMIVARRGTANTVLVSLARAGTPIGVLIKRYILEKYGADLPHYSISIIRGKGIDENAVLYMLQQHGRDAELQFIDGWTGKGAIRQVLIEACESMHKKYGITLNDDLAVLADPGHCSGTYGTREDYLIPSACLNSTVSGLMSRTVLRDDLIGAEEFHGAKFYKEWLDSDLSNVFVEAITPYFAEVAAEALAQAAGMLEHPPEITWQGLADIRSIQDTFGIDNINLVKPGVGETTRVLLRRVPWRILVDRLDNPNLRHILLLAEDRGVPVEVYPGLTYSCCGIIKPLKGESE
- a CDS encoding TerD family protein: MNTEVVKGQKADLTKGNPGLRSITVEIGWKAPSSMDIDASAFLLGAGGKVGSDDDLIFYNNPSTPYITYKDVPGTASGGLKQFEVSLERIPANIVKIAFTLTLYDGENRKQMFGQMSEAECRIVNQATGAQLLRCNLGNQFSVETAVVVGELYRHGEEWKYSAIVAGFSGGLKALCGNYGIEVADEPAPAPKPPEQTPSPGRPPLQVPPPRAESSRPNIVIPPPPTPAPPKQEAAPAPALNLNLKKIELKKKGDSINLKKSASGLGELLINLNWNQKQGGGLFSRNKGGVDLDLACLYELKNGSKGVVQALGNAFGNLQQQPYMMLDGDDRTGSVTSGENLRINGSKVAQIERILVFAFIYKGVTNWSEADGVVTLKQDGGPDIIVNLDEHNNRKGMCAIALIRNVDNETFSIERLVQYFSGHREMDEAYGWGLRWVAGSK
- a CDS encoding HAD family hydrolase, with product MIYASDLDRTLIYSLSAIGVPEDTPGLVPAEVVDGRTVSYISQQALATLKELAAKIVFMPVTTRTIAQYRRINLFQETVIPDYAITSNGGNILVNGVVDLDWRTAVGRAVERGSAAAEEAESIVRAVVREEWIISRRYCDELFFTFVVHRDSLPLEEIARMAQRLGELGWKVSLQGRKLYIVPEAVNKSDAIIHVRRTVHSEPMVASGDSLLDKSLLAAADYAIAPCHGEIFAEQQAGLVHLEYPFTERPGVFAADEIMQYVHRIYTHLTALGVGPPP